The following proteins come from a genomic window of Microbacterium sp. SY138:
- a CDS encoding alpha-L-fucosidase, translating into MMNFEKRTGPDLGADAPTYPTQGVPDWYRDAKLGFFVHWGLYSVPAWAVQHGEGVNIPTEDAYAWHQYAEWYGNTVRIAGSPTWERHQQLFGPGTSYEDLADRWDASAFDADAFVGELVGAGARYIIPTTKHHEGFCLWDTATTGFNAVARGPRRDLISEFHDATRRAGAKFGVYYSGALDWHVSDFPAIESDTDLFRFRRNDAHFARYSAAQLDELVARFSPDVLWNDIEWPDGGKGRDDYAVAALLERYFDAVPDGVVNDRWGVPYHGFLTREYTDIPEIIPEPWESTRGLGYSFGFNQAEDERHSLSGAALIRLLVDVVAKNGNLLINVGPAADGSIPELQRSAMRELGAWLQANGHAIYGTRPWIRMGERSGAPRRYTTTGATVHVHALDPSVGTIGLPDELRTRDLRWSDGSVAERSAQDSAVVVIPAGLREEAVAVLSAG; encoded by the coding sequence ATGATGAACTTCGAGAAGCGCACCGGACCGGACCTCGGCGCGGACGCTCCGACGTACCCCACGCAGGGTGTGCCCGACTGGTACCGCGACGCGAAGCTCGGCTTCTTCGTGCACTGGGGTCTCTACTCGGTGCCGGCGTGGGCCGTGCAGCACGGCGAGGGCGTGAACATCCCGACCGAGGACGCGTACGCCTGGCACCAGTACGCCGAGTGGTACGGCAACACCGTGCGCATCGCCGGCAGCCCCACGTGGGAGCGGCACCAGCAGCTGTTCGGGCCGGGCACCTCGTACGAGGACCTCGCCGATCGGTGGGATGCCTCGGCGTTCGACGCGGACGCCTTCGTGGGCGAGCTCGTCGGCGCGGGAGCCCGGTACATCATCCCCACGACGAAGCACCACGAGGGGTTCTGTCTGTGGGACACCGCGACGACCGGCTTCAACGCGGTGGCTCGTGGTCCGCGCCGTGACCTGATCTCCGAGTTCCACGATGCCACCCGCCGGGCGGGTGCGAAGTTCGGCGTCTACTACTCGGGCGCGCTCGACTGGCATGTGAGCGACTTCCCGGCGATCGAATCGGACACCGATCTGTTCCGGTTCCGTCGCAACGACGCGCACTTCGCCCGCTACTCCGCCGCACAGCTCGACGAGCTCGTGGCGCGCTTCTCGCCCGACGTGCTCTGGAACGACATCGAGTGGCCGGACGGTGGCAAGGGGCGTGACGATTACGCGGTCGCCGCGCTCCTGGAGCGGTACTTCGATGCCGTACCGGATGGTGTCGTCAACGACCGCTGGGGTGTGCCGTACCACGGCTTCCTCACCCGCGAATACACGGACATCCCCGAGATCATCCCGGAGCCATGGGAGTCGACCCGCGGCCTCGGCTACTCGTTCGGTTTCAACCAGGCGGAGGACGAGCGGCACTCGCTGTCCGGTGCGGCGCTCATCCGCCTGCTCGTCGACGTCGTGGCCAAGAACGGCAATCTGCTGATCAACGTGGGCCCTGCGGCCGACGGCTCGATCCCGGAACTGCAGCGGAGCGCGATGCGCGAGCTGGGTGCGTGGCTGCAGGCGAACGGGCACGCGATCTACGGCACACGACCGTGGATCCGGATGGGGGAGCGGAGCGGCGCTCCGCGTCGCTACACGACCACAGGGGCGACGGTGCACGTGCACGCGCTCGACCCGAGCGTCGGCACGATCGGGTTGCCCGATGAACTGCGCACGCGCGATCTGCGCTGGTCGGACGGGTCCGTCGCCGAGCGGTCGGCGCAGGACAGCGCGGTCGTCGTGATCCCGGCCGGTCTGCGCGAAGAGGCTGTCGCGGTCCTGTCCGCAGGCTGA
- a CDS encoding MFS transporter, whose amino-acid sequence MNRTASIPTTETDAPRVGARGWAALVVLMLPVLLVSVDNTVLSFALPEISIALAPTGAEQLWIIDVYPLVLAGLLVTMGTLGDRFGRRKMLLIGATGFAAVSALAAFAPTAGLLIAARALLGFFGAMLMPSTLSLLRSIFQNRDQRRMAIAVWASAFSAGSALGPIVGGFLLEHFAWGSVFLIAVPVLIPLLVAAPLLVPESRDPNPGRIDLISIALSMATMIPVVYAIKSLAVDGPSLKAGAWALLGFVMGYLFVRRQLRAKTPMLDMALFRRGSFSGAILVNLLSVVALVGFLYFVSQHLQLVLGLSPMMAGLALVPGMLAMIVAGLSVVPISRRIPPHIVIPVGLAFSVAGYLIVAFTTHEHGVLPLVVAFVVLGIGIGAAETISNELILSSAPAAKAGAASAVSETAYELGAVLGTAVLGGIITAFYRGALVLPEGLPADVAHAAGETLAGAYTAAQALPGQLGTALWEAAAAAFGSGVMVTSLIGAGLVVVAGVIAAVTLRKAPTH is encoded by the coding sequence ATGAACCGTACTGCGTCGATCCCGACGACAGAGACGGACGCTCCCCGCGTCGGAGCCCGCGGCTGGGCGGCACTCGTCGTCCTCATGCTGCCGGTGCTGCTGGTGTCGGTGGACAACACGGTGCTGAGCTTCGCGCTCCCCGAGATCTCGATCGCGCTCGCTCCCACGGGGGCGGAGCAGCTGTGGATCATCGACGTGTACCCCCTGGTGCTCGCCGGCCTCCTGGTCACGATGGGGACGCTGGGCGACCGCTTCGGGCGCCGGAAGATGCTGCTGATCGGTGCGACCGGCTTCGCCGCCGTCTCCGCACTGGCCGCCTTCGCGCCCACTGCCGGGCTGCTGATCGCCGCCCGGGCGCTCCTCGGCTTCTTCGGCGCCATGCTGATGCCGTCGACCCTTTCCCTCCTGCGCTCGATCTTCCAGAATCGCGACCAGCGCCGCATGGCGATCGCCGTGTGGGCGTCGGCGTTCTCCGCGGGCTCCGCGCTCGGACCGATCGTCGGCGGCTTTCTCCTCGAGCACTTCGCATGGGGTTCGGTCTTCCTCATCGCCGTGCCCGTGTTGATCCCGCTGCTCGTCGCCGCGCCGCTGCTGGTGCCCGAGAGCCGCGACCCGAACCCCGGGCGCATCGATCTGATCAGCATCGCGCTGTCGATGGCGACGATGATCCCGGTCGTCTACGCGATCAAGTCGCTGGCCGTCGACGGGCCGAGTCTCAAGGCCGGAGCCTGGGCGCTGCTCGGCTTCGTGATGGGCTACCTGTTCGTCCGTCGCCAGCTGCGTGCCAAGACGCCGATGCTCGACATGGCGCTCTTCCGTCGGGGCTCCTTCTCCGGTGCGATCCTGGTCAACCTGCTGAGCGTCGTGGCTCTGGTCGGTTTCCTCTACTTCGTCTCGCAGCACCTGCAGCTCGTCCTCGGGCTGTCCCCGATGATGGCCGGGCTCGCGCTCGTGCCCGGAATGCTCGCGATGATCGTGGCCGGACTCTCGGTCGTCCCGATCTCCCGTCGTATCCCGCCGCACATCGTGATCCCCGTCGGGCTCGCGTTCTCTGTGGCCGGTTACCTGATCGTGGCGTTCACGACGCACGAGCACGGCGTCCTGCCGCTGGTCGTCGCATTCGTGGTGCTCGGCATCGGCATCGGTGCCGCCGAGACGATCTCCAACGAACTGATCCTCTCCAGCGCCCCCGCCGCGAAGGCGGGAGCGGCGAGTGCGGTCTCCGAGACCGCCTATGAACTCGGTGCGGTGCTCGGCACCGCGGTGCTCGGTGGCATCATCACGGCCTTCTACCGCGGGGCTCTCGTGCTTCCGGAGGGCCTGCCGGCAGACGTGGCGCACGCGGCGGGGGAGACTCTCGCCGGGGCCTACACGGCGGCGCAGGCGCTGCCGGGCCAGCTCGGCACCGCGCTGTGGGAGGCAGCGGCGGCCGCATTCGGCTCCGGGGTGATGGTGACCTCGCTGATCGGCGCTGGTCTCGTCGTCGTCGCGGGCGTGATCGCCGCCGTCACACTGCGCAAAGCCCCCACGCACTGA
- a CDS encoding FAD-binding and (Fe-S)-binding domain-containing protein — protein sequence MPTTLAEPLDPALLGSATQVHSRSIDRFARAHDASHYLLIPDAVLSPADAEGVARAFGAVRAAGRTMTFRSGGTSLSGQSVSGDILVDTRSSFREIRVEDDGATVRVGPGATVRQVNTRLTRYRRKLGPDPASEIACTIGGVVANNSSGMACGITENSYRTIESMTIVLPSGTILDTGRPDANELLHAAEPAIAEGLLDLRARLLATPERVAFLRQQFSMKNTMGYGLNALLDFDDPVRILEHLIIGSEGTLAFVAEARFRTIEVRPSIATGLLVFETLSAAMTALPDLTRLGLATIELMDAASLRVAQGLSDVPASIAEIEVQGHAALLVEVHASDDDALREASATAQAHFEVLPLAVAPRLTTDSGERASLWHVRKGLYTAVAGARPSGTTALLEDIVVPVPRLLHTCERLIELFAAHGYEGSVIFGHAKDGNVHFLLNERFDDADSVARYRRFTDDLVDLVLSQQGSLKAEHGTGRIMAPFVRRQYGDELTDMMWEIKGLLDPDGILNPGVVLSDDPDSYLHDLKRVPTVEREVDRCVECGYCEPTCPSKSITLTPRQRIVIRRDMAWAEEQGDTELLRDLQKDYDYDGVQTCAVDGMCGVACPVDINTGDLVRRLRAEQSNAIEGAVWGVAAKHWGTVARAGGVALTVADALPAPLVRGVTHLGRAVLGTDTVPLYDGGLPHGGSKPPRPESPTDAQAVFFGACIGTMFGAEGEGEGSRDALRALLDRAGIPVVIPEENGGLCCGTPWKSKGHLDGYARMSNRVLESLWVASRHGELPVVCDAASCTEGLDVMLAQSVAKNPRYAGLRIEDATTFVSREVLPKLTVTAKLPTIAVHPTCSTTALGATGALTTIAEAVADDVFVPEGWGCCAFAGDRGMLHPELTASATAQESAEIAEAESTRGDFDAFVSANRTCEIGMTRATGRPYRHVIEVLEELTRP from the coding sequence GTGCCGACCACCCTCGCCGAACCGCTGGACCCCGCCCTGCTGGGCTCCGCGACTCAGGTCCATTCGCGCTCCATCGACCGCTTCGCCCGCGCCCACGACGCCTCCCACTACCTGCTGATCCCGGATGCGGTGCTCTCCCCCGCAGATGCCGAAGGGGTGGCACGCGCCTTCGGAGCCGTTCGCGCCGCCGGCCGCACGATGACGTTCCGCTCCGGGGGCACCAGCCTCTCCGGGCAGAGCGTGAGCGGGGACATCCTCGTCGACACCCGCAGCAGCTTCCGCGAGATCCGCGTGGAAGACGACGGCGCGACCGTGCGCGTCGGCCCCGGCGCCACCGTGCGCCAGGTCAACACCAGACTCACGCGCTATCGCCGCAAGCTCGGCCCCGACCCCGCCAGCGAGATCGCCTGCACGATCGGCGGAGTCGTCGCGAACAACTCCAGCGGAATGGCCTGCGGCATCACCGAGAACTCGTACCGGACGATCGAGTCGATGACGATCGTGCTCCCGAGCGGAACGATCCTCGACACCGGCCGTCCGGATGCGAATGAGCTGCTGCACGCCGCGGAACCCGCGATCGCCGAGGGCCTGCTCGATCTGCGGGCACGTCTGCTCGCAACCCCCGAGCGCGTCGCCTTCCTGCGCCAGCAGTTCTCCATGAAGAACACCATGGGTTACGGGCTGAACGCGCTCCTCGACTTCGATGACCCCGTGCGCATCCTGGAGCACCTCATCATCGGCTCCGAGGGCACACTCGCCTTCGTTGCCGAGGCCCGCTTCCGCACGATCGAGGTGCGCCCGTCGATCGCGACAGGGCTGCTCGTGTTCGAGACGCTGTCCGCCGCGATGACGGCACTTCCCGACCTCACCCGACTCGGACTCGCCACCATCGAGCTCATGGATGCCGCCTCCCTCCGTGTCGCGCAGGGGTTGAGCGACGTCCCGGCATCGATCGCGGAGATCGAGGTGCAGGGGCACGCCGCTCTCCTGGTGGAGGTGCACGCCTCCGACGACGATGCGCTCAGGGAGGCGAGTGCGACGGCACAGGCGCATTTCGAGGTACTGCCGCTCGCCGTGGCACCGCGCCTCACCACGGACTCCGGAGAACGCGCTTCACTGTGGCACGTGCGCAAAGGTCTCTACACCGCGGTCGCCGGCGCCCGCCCCTCGGGAACGACGGCTCTCCTCGAGGACATCGTGGTGCCGGTGCCGCGTCTTCTCCACACGTGCGAGCGACTCATCGAGCTGTTCGCCGCGCACGGGTACGAGGGCTCGGTGATCTTCGGGCACGCCAAGGACGGCAACGTCCACTTCCTCCTCAACGAGCGTTTCGACGATGCCGACAGCGTCGCGCGCTATCGGCGCTTCACCGATGATCTGGTGGACCTCGTGCTGTCCCAGCAGGGATCGCTGAAGGCCGAGCACGGGACCGGGCGCATCATGGCGCCGTTCGTACGCCGCCAGTACGGTGACGAGCTCACCGACATGATGTGGGAGATCAAGGGCCTCCTCGACCCCGACGGCATCCTGAATCCGGGGGTGGTCCTCTCCGACGACCCGGACTCCTACCTGCATGACCTCAAGCGGGTGCCGACGGTCGAGCGCGAGGTCGACCGCTGCGTCGAATGCGGGTACTGCGAACCGACCTGTCCGAGCAAGAGCATCACCCTCACGCCTCGACAGCGCATCGTGATCCGCCGCGACATGGCGTGGGCCGAGGAGCAGGGCGACACCGAGCTGCTGCGCGACCTGCAGAAGGACTACGACTACGACGGCGTCCAGACGTGTGCGGTCGACGGCATGTGCGGCGTGGCCTGTCCGGTCGACATCAACACCGGCGACCTCGTGCGTCGGCTTCGTGCGGAGCAGTCGAACGCGATCGAAGGCGCGGTGTGGGGCGTGGCCGCGAAGCACTGGGGCACGGTCGCCCGGGCCGGAGGGGTCGCGCTCACCGTCGCCGATGCCCTCCCCGCTCCGCTCGTGCGCGGCGTCACCCATCTCGGCCGCGCGGTCCTCGGCACCGACACCGTGCCCCTCTACGACGGCGGGCTCCCCCACGGCGGCTCGAAGCCCCCGCGCCCGGAGTCGCCGACCGATGCGCAGGCCGTCTTCTTCGGCGCCTGCATCGGGACGATGTTCGGTGCGGAGGGCGAGGGCGAGGGATCTCGGGATGCCCTGCGTGCACTGCTCGACCGGGCGGGGATCCCCGTCGTGATCCCCGAGGAGAACGGCGGACTCTGCTGCGGCACACCGTGGAAGTCGAAGGGCCATCTCGACGGATACGCACGCATGTCGAACCGGGTCCTGGAGTCGTTGTGGGTCGCGAGCCGGCACGGCGAGCTTCCCGTGGTGTGCGATGCGGCGTCCTGCACCGAGGGCCTGGACGTGATGCTCGCACAGTCGGTCGCGAAGAACCCCCGGTACGCCGGGCTGCGTATCGAGGACGCCACGACCTTCGTGTCCCGCGAGGTGCTGCCGAAGCTGACCGTCACGGCGAAGCTGCCCACCATCGCGGTGCATCCGACCTGTTCCACGACGGCGCTCGGGGCGACCGGGGCGCTGACCACGATCGCCGAAGCCGTCGCCGACGACGTGTTCGTCCCCGAGGGGTGGGGCTGCTGCGCCTTCGCCGGGGACCGCGGCATGCTGCACCCCGAGCTCACGGCCAGCGCGACCGCTCAGGAGTCGGCGGAGATCGCGGAGGCCGAGAGCACGCGCGGCGACTTCGATGCGTTCGTGTCGGCCAACCGCACCTGCGAGATCGGGATGACACGTGCCACAGGGCGACCGTATCGGCATGTGATCGAGGTGCTCGAGGAGCTCACCCGCCCCTGA
- a CDS encoding TetR/AcrR family transcriptional regulator: protein MPRPPLAREKVLDAFEAILIEDGERAATLDATAKAAGVSKGGLLYHFGSKDELEAGLVERLDRLTTLDLERMTAADEGPVAYYVRTSVMEDDALDRVLIATTRLAQGGSIPAADMLRDTRRRWAETIRPHVRDNASLDLVMLVSDGLYFNNSLDVHGPERLVPRSDELAELIALVLRATA, encoded by the coding sequence ATGCCCCGACCTCCCCTCGCCCGCGAGAAGGTGCTCGACGCCTTCGAAGCGATCCTCATCGAAGACGGCGAACGTGCAGCGACGCTCGATGCGACCGCGAAGGCGGCCGGCGTCTCCAAGGGTGGCCTCCTCTACCACTTCGGGTCGAAGGATGAACTGGAGGCAGGGCTCGTCGAGCGGCTCGACCGGCTCACGACGCTCGACCTCGAACGCATGACCGCAGCCGACGAGGGGCCGGTCGCCTACTACGTGCGCACCTCGGTCATGGAGGACGACGCCCTCGATCGCGTGCTGATCGCCACGACGCGGCTGGCCCAGGGCGGATCAATCCCTGCCGCCGACATGCTCCGCGACACGCGACGACGCTGGGCGGAGACGATCCGCCCGCATGTGCGCGACAATGCGAGCCTCGACCTCGTGATGCTCGTGAGCGACGGGCTCTACTTCAACAACTCGCTAGACGTGCACGGCCCCGAGCGGCTCGTCCCCCGCAGCGACGAACTCGCCGAGCTGATCGCCCTGGTCCTCAGAGCCACGGCCTGA
- the serA gene encoding phosphoglycerate dehydrogenase encodes MPKPVVLIAEVLSPATIDALGPDFDVRDVDGTDREALFAALADADAVLVRSATRIDEEALGHAPKLKVVARAGVGLDNVDIKAATAAGVMVVNAPTSNIVSAAELTVGHILSLARRIPAAHASLSAGAWKRSSFTGAELFEKTVGIVGLGRIGALVAARLAAFDMRVVAYDPYVTSARAQQLGVQLLSLDELVAESDFLTIHMPKTPETTGMIGAEQFAAMKPTAFVVNVARGGLIDEEALHAALVAGEIAGAGLDVFTSEPPAEGGTARPLLDLPNVVVTPHLGASTEEAQEKAGVSVARSVRLALGGDLVPDAVNVAGGVIDPYVRPGISLVEKLGQIFAALATSPLTSLDVEVHGELNDYDVSVLKLAALKGVFTNIVSETVSYVNAPLLADQRGIAVRLLKDDVSDEYRNVITLAGALSDGSQLSVSGTLTGPKQTEKLVGINDHRLELPIEKHHVVMLYTDRPGIVAVYGQKFGEAGINIAGMQIARQAAGAQALSVLTLDSPVSDELLDDVRDAIDADLFRQIEITEV; translated from the coding sequence GTGCCGAAGCCTGTCGTGCTTATCGCCGAAGTACTCTCTCCCGCCACGATCGACGCTCTCGGTCCCGACTTCGACGTCCGTGACGTCGACGGCACCGACCGCGAGGCGCTGTTCGCGGCGCTCGCGGATGCCGATGCCGTGCTGGTCCGCTCGGCGACGCGCATCGACGAGGAAGCGCTGGGGCACGCCCCGAAGCTGAAGGTGGTCGCCCGCGCCGGAGTGGGCCTCGACAACGTCGACATCAAGGCGGCCACGGCTGCCGGCGTCATGGTCGTCAACGCGCCGACCTCGAACATCGTCTCCGCCGCCGAGCTCACGGTGGGCCACATCCTGAGCCTCGCCCGCCGCATCCCGGCGGCGCATGCCTCACTGTCTGCCGGTGCCTGGAAGCGCAGCTCCTTCACCGGCGCCGAGCTGTTCGAGAAGACGGTCGGCATCGTCGGTCTCGGCCGCATCGGCGCCCTCGTCGCCGCGCGCCTCGCGGCTTTCGACATGCGGGTCGTCGCCTACGACCCCTATGTCACGTCTGCTCGCGCACAGCAGCTCGGCGTGCAGCTGCTCTCGCTCGACGAGCTCGTGGCGGAGTCGGACTTCCTGACGATCCACATGCCGAAGACGCCGGAGACGACCGGCATGATCGGTGCCGAGCAGTTCGCAGCCATGAAGCCGACCGCCTTCGTGGTCAACGTCGCACGCGGTGGGCTGATCGACGAGGAGGCGCTGCACGCGGCCCTCGTCGCGGGTGAGATCGCGGGTGCCGGTCTCGACGTGTTCACCTCCGAGCCTCCGGCAGAAGGGGGCACCGCTCGACCGCTCCTCGACCTGCCGAACGTCGTGGTCACCCCTCACCTCGGTGCCAGCACCGAAGAGGCGCAGGAGAAGGCCGGTGTCTCGGTGGCCCGCTCGGTGCGCCTCGCTCTCGGCGGCGACCTCGTCCCCGACGCGGTGAACGTCGCGGGTGGCGTCATCGATCCCTACGTGCGTCCCGGCATCTCGCTCGTCGAGAAGCTCGGTCAGATCTTCGCGGCACTCGCGACGTCGCCGCTCACCAGCCTCGATGTCGAGGTGCACGGAGAGCTGAACGACTACGACGTCAGCGTGCTCAAGCTCGCTGCGCTTAAGGGCGTGTTCACCAACATCGTCAGCGAGACGGTCTCTTACGTCAACGCGCCGCTCCTCGCCGACCAGCGTGGGATCGCGGTGCGTCTGCTCAAGGATGACGTCAGCGACGAATACCGCAACGTCATCACGCTCGCGGGCGCGTTGTCCGACGGCTCGCAGCTCTCGGTGTCCGGCACGCTCACCGGTCCGAAGCAGACCGAGAAGCTCGTCGGCATCAACGACCACCGGCTCGAGCTGCCGATCGAGAAGCACCACGTCGTCATGCTCTACACCGACCGCCCCGGCATCGTCGCGGTGTACGGCCAGAAGTTCGGGGAGGCCGGCATCAACATCGCCGGCATGCAGATCGCCCGTCAGGCCGCCGGGGCCCAGGCGCTCAGCGTGCTGACCCTGGACTCGCCGGTCTCGGACGAACTGCTCGACGACGTGCGCGACGCGATCGACGCCGACCTCTTCCGTCAGATCGAGATCACCGAGGTCTGA
- a CDS encoding GntR family transcriptional regulator, whose amino-acid sequence MTTTSDAPLGIVGVVDAVTAQLRGRILGGEIRSGDPITEAAVSQTFGVARPSAKAAIEQLVASGLLVRTAHRSARVVGIDPATVRDVYRTRARLESAALRELAKTSAVPRAARDANAEILAMPPGPDPATVDPDLRFHTAIIDALDSERTGRMYRSVLDEVRLCMAQVQGRRLLDASVIASQHAEILDAVASGDGERAAALLDAHLSSAEQRLVEALDAE is encoded by the coding sequence ATGACCACCACTTCGGACGCACCGCTGGGGATCGTCGGCGTCGTGGATGCCGTCACCGCACAGCTGCGCGGTCGTATCCTCGGCGGCGAGATCCGCTCGGGGGATCCGATCACGGAAGCGGCCGTATCGCAGACCTTCGGAGTTGCGCGTCCCAGCGCGAAAGCGGCGATCGAACAGCTCGTCGCCAGTGGCCTGCTCGTGCGCACCGCGCATCGGAGCGCTCGTGTGGTCGGGATCGACCCCGCGACAGTGCGTGACGTCTACCGCACCAGGGCCCGACTCGAGAGCGCGGCGCTGCGCGAGCTCGCGAAGACCAGCGCCGTGCCGCGCGCGGCGCGCGATGCGAACGCGGAGATCCTCGCGATGCCCCCGGGTCCCGATCCGGCGACCGTGGACCCCGACCTGCGGTTCCACACCGCCATCATCGATGCACTCGACAGCGAACGCACCGGGCGCATGTACCGCAGCGTGCTCGACGAAGTGCGGCTGTGCATGGCGCAGGTGCAGGGGCGCCGGCTTCTCGACGCCTCGGTGATCGCGTCGCAGCATGCCGAGATCCTCGACGCGGTCGCTTCAGGCGACGGAGAACGGGCAGCGGCTCTTCTCGACGCGCACCTGTCGTCGGCCGAGCAGCGGCTGGTGGAGGCGCTCGACGCGGAGTAG
- a CDS encoding M81 family metallopeptidase, with product MGSLPSVADGGLPRPRIGIAGISIESSTFSPHISGDEAFTVRTGEALRSYYPFLQDGRELEAAAEWVPLTHGRSLPGGAVAPETYHRMKDAIVEGIRTRGPFDGFFFDIHGAMSVVGMEDAEGDLALAVRAALGPDTLVSTSMDLHGNVSEVLRDAVDLLTCYRMAPHEDWMNTKERAVWNLLSRLRGPHGTDPLRRRPFTAWVPVPVLLPGEKTSTRLEPARSIYAQLPEIEALPGVVDASVWIGYAWADEPRCQAYVVVTGDDEELIAREAERVARMFWDAREDFVFVAETGSLDEALEKALAPGAPHPYLISDSGDNPTAGGAGDVTWTLAHLLQRAELTDGSRTTLVASIFDPVAVTQAAAAGVGATVTLDAGAGVDAGPHGPVPITGTVFSITDGDPDAGTQVVIAVGGLHAIITERRKPFHHLSDFRMLGLEPTSADIVVVKIGYLEPELYELAAGWTLALTPGGVDQDLLRLGHHRLRPGVYPFDPNGNPDLTAVVVRRGTSEEQSA from the coding sequence ATGGGTTCCCTTCCTTCCGTCGCAGACGGCGGGCTCCCGAGACCCCGCATCGGCATCGCCGGGATCTCGATCGAGTCGAGCACGTTCTCCCCTCATATCTCCGGTGACGAGGCCTTCACGGTCCGCACTGGAGAGGCCCTGCGCTCGTACTATCCCTTCCTCCAGGACGGGCGCGAGCTCGAAGCCGCCGCGGAGTGGGTACCGCTCACACACGGACGCTCCCTGCCGGGCGGAGCCGTGGCTCCGGAGACCTACCACCGGATGAAGGATGCGATCGTGGAGGGCATCCGCACGCGGGGGCCCTTCGACGGCTTCTTCTTCGACATCCACGGCGCCATGAGCGTCGTCGGCATGGAGGACGCCGAGGGGGATCTCGCTCTCGCGGTGCGCGCGGCCCTCGGCCCCGACACGCTGGTGTCGACCTCGATGGATCTGCACGGCAACGTCTCGGAGGTGCTGCGCGACGCGGTCGATCTGCTGACCTGCTACCGGATGGCGCCGCACGAGGACTGGATGAACACCAAGGAGCGGGCGGTGTGGAACCTGCTCTCGCGACTGCGGGGGCCGCACGGCACCGACCCGCTGCGTCGGCGCCCGTTCACGGCGTGGGTGCCGGTCCCGGTGCTGCTGCCCGGGGAGAAGACCAGCACCCGCCTGGAGCCGGCGCGCAGCATCTACGCGCAGCTGCCCGAGATCGAAGCGCTTCCCGGCGTCGTCGACGCCTCGGTGTGGATCGGCTATGCCTGGGCGGATGAGCCGCGGTGCCAGGCGTACGTCGTGGTCACCGGCGACGACGAGGAGCTGATCGCGCGCGAGGCCGAGCGCGTGGCACGGATGTTCTGGGACGCCCGCGAGGACTTCGTCTTCGTGGCCGAGACCGGATCCCTCGATGAGGCGCTCGAGAAGGCGCTCGCCCCGGGAGCGCCGCATCCGTACCTGATCTCGGACTCGGGCGACAACCCGACCGCCGGTGGTGCGGGCGACGTGACCTGGACGCTCGCGCACCTGCTGCAGCGTGCGGAGCTGACCGACGGCAGCCGCACCACTCTGGTCGCCTCGATCTTCGATCCCGTGGCCGTCACCCAGGCAGCGGCCGCCGGTGTCGGCGCCACCGTCACCCTCGACGCCGGCGCAGGGGTCGACGCAGGCCCGCACGGCCCCGTGCCGATCACCGGGACCGTGTTCTCCATCACCGACGGGGATCCCGATGCGGGCACGCAGGTCGTGATCGCAGTGGGCGGGCTGCACGCCATCATCACCGAGCGCCGCAAGCCGTTCCACCACCTCTCGGATTTCCGGATGCTTGGGCTCGAGCCCACGAGCGCCGACATCGTCGTGGTGAAGATCGGCTACCTCGAGCCGGAGCTGTACGAGCTCGCCGCGGGCTGGACCCTCGCGTTGACGCCCGGAGGTGTCGATCAGGACCTGCTGCGTCTGGGCCACCACCGCCTGCGGCCCGGCGTCTACCCCTTCGACCCGAACGGGAATCCCGATCTCACCGCGGTCGTCGTCCGTCGCGGAACCTCTGAGGAGCAGAGCGCATGA